Proteins from a genomic interval of Granulicella sp. L56:
- the hpnA gene encoding hopanoid-associated sugar epimerase, with translation MRVFITGATGFVGGHVARAYASEGASLRLLTRQTSRLDSLAGIDAETVVGDLREPEKLRSALVGCDALVHVAADYRLWVRDPAQMYAANVDGTRELLRIAREVGVQRVVYTSSVATMGFKSDGSIVNEETPVSLADMIGAYKGSKFLGEQEAIRAAQAGQHVMILNPTTPIGTGDAKPTPTGRIIVDFLNKKFPAYVDTGLNLVDVNEVARMHVVALEMGTPGERYILGGENLTLKQILDRMSSITGLPSPTMKVPHAVAMAFAFFDENFTGRLRGKEPRATVEAVRMGKKTMFASSARAERELGFKVLPVYHALRSAIAWFIANGYAPALDKQL, from the coding sequence GTGCGCGTATTCATTACTGGGGCGACAGGCTTTGTCGGCGGCCATGTGGCGCGGGCGTATGCGTCCGAGGGTGCGAGCCTTCGTCTATTGACGCGGCAAACGAGCCGTCTTGATTCGCTCGCCGGGATTGACGCAGAGACGGTTGTGGGCGACCTACGCGAACCGGAAAAATTGCGCTCGGCGCTTGTGGGCTGCGACGCTCTGGTGCATGTTGCCGCGGACTATCGCCTTTGGGTCCGTGATCCGGCGCAGATGTATGCGGCCAATGTTGATGGCACACGCGAGTTGCTCAGGATCGCGCGAGAGGTTGGCGTTCAGCGCGTTGTCTACACCTCCAGCGTGGCTACAATGGGCTTCAAGAGCGATGGCTCCATCGTGAATGAAGAGACGCCCGTATCCCTTGCGGACATGATCGGTGCCTATAAGGGGTCGAAGTTTCTCGGTGAACAAGAGGCCATTCGTGCTGCGCAGGCTGGGCAGCATGTCATGATTTTGAATCCCACTACACCGATAGGCACGGGCGACGCCAAGCCTACGCCTACTGGAAGAATCATTGTGGATTTCCTCAATAAAAAGTTTCCGGCTTATGTCGACACCGGTCTGAATCTGGTTGACGTCAACGAAGTAGCTCGAATGCACGTTGTAGCGCTGGAGATGGGAACGCCCGGGGAGCGTTACATTCTCGGCGGCGAAAATCTAACGCTCAAGCAGATTCTTGACCGCATGTCTTCGATCACCGGTCTGCCTTCTCCGACGATGAAGGTGCCCCATGCCGTAGCCATGGCCTTTGCCTTCTTCGACGAAAACTTTACGGGTCGTCTTCGCGGCAAAGAGCCACGCGCCACAGTGGAAGCGGTGCGCATGGGCAAGAAGACGATGTTTGCCTCCTCCGCCAGGGCAGAGCGTGAACTGGGCTTCAAGGTTCTTCCCGTCTATCACGCACTGCGCTCTGCGATTGCCTGGTTCATCGCGAATGGCTATGCGCCCGCGCTCGACAAGCAGCTATGA
- the hpnH gene encoding adenosyl-hopene transferase HpnH, whose amino-acid sequence MAVPVSQAWTVATYVLKQKLTGRKKYPLVLMLEPLFRCNLACAGCGKIQYPAHILKQDLSPEDCFNAVEECGTPMVAIPGGEPLLHPQMPEIVAGLVARKKYVYMCTNALLLKEKLHLFKPSKYLSFSVHVDGQREHHDFSVCREGGYDIAMEGVRAAVEAGFRVTTNTTLFDGADPNSVRAHFDELMTAGVESMMVSPGYTYDKAPDQKHFLGRARSKKLFRSILSNRKKTWRFNASPIFMEFLMGKKDLKCTPWGMPTFSIFGWQKPCYLLQDGYADSFKELMETTEWSNYGTESGNPQCANCMVHSGYEASGVNYTFGSLKGLMQTAKAIFFSKYEDDGAMKLLNEWKPAHSAPLVQIASPTAAEKSSELQGV is encoded by the coding sequence ATGGCAGTACCAGTTTCGCAGGCTTGGACAGTTGCAACCTATGTTTTGAAGCAGAAGTTGACGGGCAGGAAGAAGTATCCGCTCGTGCTGATGCTGGAGCCCTTGTTCCGCTGCAACCTCGCGTGCGCGGGCTGCGGAAAGATCCAGTATCCTGCCCACATTTTGAAGCAGGACCTTTCGCCCGAAGATTGCTTCAATGCAGTCGAAGAGTGTGGGACCCCAATGGTCGCCATCCCCGGTGGAGAGCCTTTGCTTCACCCGCAGATGCCGGAGATTGTCGCCGGTCTGGTGGCGCGGAAGAAGTACGTCTACATGTGCACCAATGCGCTTCTGCTCAAGGAGAAGCTGCATCTCTTCAAACCGAGCAAGTATCTCTCCTTCTCCGTTCATGTGGACGGACAACGTGAGCACCACGACTTCTCTGTCTGCCGCGAAGGCGGCTACGACATCGCGATGGAGGGCGTACGTGCTGCGGTGGAAGCGGGTTTCCGCGTCACGACCAACACCACATTGTTCGACGGCGCCGATCCGAACAGCGTTCGCGCTCACTTCGACGAATTGATGACGGCGGGCGTGGAGAGCATGATGGTCTCGCCTGGTTATACCTATGACAAGGCCCCCGACCAGAAGCACTTTCTCGGGCGTGCACGCTCGAAGAAGCTCTTCCGCTCCATTCTGTCGAATCGCAAGAAGACCTGGCGCTTCAATGCGTCGCCTATCTTTATGGAATTTTTGATGGGCAAGAAAGATTTGAAATGCACGCCATGGGGAATGCCCACGTTCAGCATCTTCGGTTGGCAGAAGCCCTGCTATCTGCTTCAGGATGGGTATGCTGACTCCTTCAAGGAGTTGATGGAGACTACGGAGTGGTCGAACTACGGAACCGAAAGCGGCAATCCGCAGTGCGCCAATTGCATGGTTCACTCGGGCTATGAGGCCAGCGGTGTGAACTACACCTTCGGTTCGCTCAAAGGGCTGATGCAGACAGCGAAGGCGATCTTCTTCAGTAAGTATGAAGATGATGGCGCGATGAAGCTGCTGAATGAGTGGAAGCCTGCGCATAGCGCTCCCCTCGTCCAGATTGCGTCGCCAACCGCCGCTGAAAAGAGCAGCGAACTTCAGGGCGTCTAG
- the shc gene encoding squalene--hopene cyclase codes for MSTSSSNPKTATQPAQPRFGRMDLGLEHVANGIARAKDWLLGQQDPEGYWCGELEADSMLESDYIFMHTLLGTGDPGKMERALNEILRHQNDDGGWSLYPGGPSNISYGVKAYLALKLMGWSKDHPVLVKAREWVLANGGVVECNTFTKIYLCALGQYDYDAVPAIPPEIVLFPNWFYFNLYEISSWSRGILVPLSIIYSKKPFKKISPEQGIDELFVGGRQNSNLHLRWDTKRPISWRNFFLFTDRMIHWFERVHIRPLRKIAIKKAEKWMLERFEKSDGLGAIYPAMLNSIVALRCLDYSVDDPQMIRAMDEFEKLGIDCPDGTPDYAPPTFRMQPCFPPVWDTAQAMYALGEAGIAKDDPRMLKAADWILSKEVRQKGDWAVKVKNVEPGGWYFEFNNEFYPDIDDTGQVLLALNFVDNPRERYQHEVCQRALNWIWAMQCKNGGWAAFDKDNTKSIFQYVPFADHNAMLDPPTVDITGRMLEMLAQYGFTRKDPRVEKAVQFILKEQESDGSWFGRWGVNYLYGTFLVLRGLEAMGFWNHEPAIQQAAEWIRMVQNADGGWGETCGTYDDPNQRGIGPSTPSQTAWALLGLLAAGDTRSDSVAKGIRWLVEQQHEDGSWSELMPGRNGESYYTGTGFPRVFYLGYHLYKQYFPLLALTTYHRALGSEAAK; via the coding sequence ATGAGTACATCTTCAAGTAATCCGAAGACCGCAACCCAGCCGGCGCAGCCGCGCTTTGGCCGGATGGACCTTGGATTGGAGCATGTGGCGAATGGAATCGCCCGTGCCAAGGATTGGCTGCTGGGCCAGCAGGACCCTGAGGGATATTGGTGCGGCGAGCTCGAAGCGGACAGTATGCTCGAGTCCGACTATATCTTCATGCATACGCTGCTGGGGACGGGCGACCCGGGCAAGATGGAACGGGCGCTCAATGAGATTCTTCGCCACCAGAACGATGATGGTGGATGGAGCCTCTATCCTGGCGGACCTTCGAATATCAGCTATGGCGTAAAGGCCTATCTCGCGTTGAAGCTGATGGGTTGGTCGAAGGATCATCCGGTTCTGGTGAAGGCCCGGGAGTGGGTGCTTGCCAATGGCGGTGTGGTGGAGTGCAATACCTTCACCAAGATCTACCTATGCGCGCTGGGGCAGTACGACTACGACGCGGTACCCGCGATTCCGCCGGAGATTGTTCTTTTTCCCAACTGGTTTTACTTCAATCTGTATGAGATCTCGTCGTGGTCGCGTGGCATTCTCGTGCCACTGTCGATCATCTATTCGAAGAAACCGTTCAAGAAGATTTCGCCGGAGCAGGGAATTGATGAGCTGTTTGTGGGTGGCCGCCAAAACTCGAACCTGCATCTGCGCTGGGATACGAAGCGTCCAATAAGCTGGCGCAACTTCTTTCTCTTTACGGACCGCATGATTCACTGGTTCGAGCGGGTTCACATTCGGCCACTGCGGAAGATTGCGATCAAGAAGGCCGAGAAGTGGATGCTGGAACGGTTTGAGAAGTCGGACGGGTTGGGCGCGATCTATCCGGCGATGCTGAACTCGATTGTTGCGCTGCGCTGCCTGGACTACTCTGTCGATGACCCACAGATGATTCGGGCGATGGACGAGTTTGAGAAGCTGGGCATCGACTGCCCCGACGGAACGCCCGATTATGCGCCTCCGACATTTCGCATGCAGCCGTGCTTCCCCCCGGTGTGGGATACGGCTCAGGCGATGTATGCGCTGGGCGAGGCTGGGATTGCTAAGGACGATCCGCGGATGTTGAAGGCCGCGGACTGGATTCTGTCGAAGGAAGTTCGCCAGAAGGGCGATTGGGCGGTGAAGGTCAAAAATGTCGAGCCAGGCGGATGGTACTTCGAGTTCAACAATGAGTTCTATCCGGACATCGATGACACGGGGCAGGTTCTGCTCGCATTGAACTTCGTCGACAATCCTCGTGAGCGTTATCAGCACGAGGTCTGCCAGCGCGCGTTGAACTGGATCTGGGCGATGCAGTGCAAGAATGGCGGCTGGGCTGCGTTCGACAAGGACAACACCAAGAGCATCTTTCAGTACGTTCCATTTGCCGACCACAATGCGATGCTCGACCCGCCGACGGTTGACATCACGGGCCGGATGCTGGAGATGCTGGCGCAGTATGGCTTCACGCGGAAAGATCCGCGGGTCGAGAAGGCTGTGCAGTTCATCCTGAAGGAGCAGGAGTCGGATGGAAGCTGGTTTGGGCGCTGGGGCGTCAACTATCTCTACGGCACATTTTTGGTGCTGCGCGGTCTGGAGGCGATGGGCTTCTGGAACCACGAACCTGCCATTCAGCAGGCTGCCGAATGGATTCGCATGGTGCAAAATGCCGATGGCGGCTGGGGCGAGACCTGCGGCACCTACGACGATCCTAACCAGCGCGGCATCGGTCCGAGCACACCGTCGCAGACCGCATGGGCTTTGCTTGGACTACTGGCTGCCGGGGATACGCGTTCGGATTCGGTGGCAAAGGGAATTCGCTGGCTGGTTGAGCAGCAACATGAGGACGGCAGTTGGAGTGAACTGATGCCAGGCCGCAATGGCGAGAGCTATTACACGGGTACCGGTTTTCCGCGAGTCTTCTATCTTGGATATCACTTGTATAAGCAGTACTTCCCGCTGTTGGCACTGACGACCTATCATCGTGCCTTGGGAAGTGAAGCGGCAAAGTAG
- a CDS encoding 4-hydroxy-3-methylbut-2-enyl diphosphate reductase, with protein MTTTTLDHAAIDQGSSPKTKRVLLLKPRGFCAGVVRAIDVVQIALETFGAPIYVRKEIVHNSYVVTDLAKKGAIFVNELDEVPEGARVIYSAHGVSPAVRERAKERGLKVVDATCPLVTKVHVEAIKFAKQGYSLVLVGHRDHEEVEGTQGEAPSVTQVVSTVEEVAALVVPDPNKVAYLTQTTLSLDEARYMIEALKKKFPNIVGPHAQDICYATENRQTAVKNVAHGADVVLVVGSRNSSNSNRLVEVSQNLGTNSYLIDKAEDIKLEWLDGVDTVAVTAGASAPEVLVKDVVEYLQTKGYGSVDEVEVMPENVRFGLPPEIVQAIASAPQVSR; from the coding sequence GTGACTACAACCACTCTTGACCACGCTGCGATCGATCAAGGCAGCTCTCCCAAAACCAAGCGAGTTCTCCTCCTCAAGCCTCGCGGCTTCTGCGCCGGTGTTGTGCGCGCGATCGACGTCGTTCAGATTGCGCTGGAGACCTTTGGCGCGCCGATCTATGTCCGTAAAGAGATTGTGCACAATAGCTATGTCGTGACCGACCTGGCAAAAAAAGGCGCCATCTTCGTCAATGAGCTGGACGAGGTGCCCGAGGGCGCTCGTGTCATCTATTCCGCCCATGGCGTTTCGCCTGCGGTTCGGGAGCGCGCCAAGGAGCGCGGCCTGAAGGTTGTCGATGCGACGTGCCCGCTGGTGACCAAGGTGCATGTCGAGGCGATCAAATTTGCCAAGCAGGGCTACTCGCTTGTGCTGGTGGGGCATCGCGACCACGAAGAGGTTGAAGGAACGCAGGGCGAAGCGCCGAGCGTGACCCAGGTGGTTTCGACGGTCGAAGAGGTTGCCGCGCTGGTGGTTCCAGACCCGAACAAGGTGGCCTACCTGACGCAGACGACGCTCTCGCTGGACGAGGCGCGCTACATGATCGAGGCGCTGAAGAAGAAGTTCCCCAACATCGTTGGGCCGCACGCGCAGGATATTTGCTATGCCACTGAGAACCGCCAGACTGCGGTGAAGAATGTTGCACATGGAGCGGATGTAGTGCTTGTAGTTGGCTCGCGCAACAGTTCGAACTCGAACCGTCTTGTGGAAGTCTCACAGAATCTGGGAACGAACTCTTATCTGATCGACAAGGCTGAAGATATCAAGCTGGAATGGCTTGATGGCGTCGATACGGTAGCCGTGACTGCCGGTGCTTCCGCTCCTGAGGTTCTGGTGAAGGATGTCGTTGAGTATCTGCAGACGAAGGGCTATGGTTCCGTCGATGAGGTGGAGGTGATGCCGGAGAATGTTCGCTTCGGTTTGCCTCCTGAGATCGTCCAGGCGATTGCGTCCGCTCCTCAGGTCTCACGCTGA